One region of Oscillatoria salina IIICB1 genomic DNA includes:
- the purN gene encoding phosphoribosylglycinamide formyltransferase, which translates to MDQQNYLISPSLSLEQLNLDPPVKLGIMASGNGSNFEALIQAIADGKLRAVIPLLIYNNPGAKVAARAQLWGVPAILLNHRDFSRREDLDRKIVEKFQEAGVELIVMAGWMRVVTPVLLDAFPGKIVNIHPSLLPSFKGVRAVEQALAANVKITGCTAHLVSLEVDSGKILLQAAVPILPNDTAETLHKRIQIREHQILPQAIAIATQESRQREFN; encoded by the coding sequence ATGGATCAGCAAAATTATTTAATTTCGCCTAGTTTAAGTTTAGAACAATTAAATTTAGATCCGCCTGTAAAGTTAGGAATTATGGCTTCTGGTAATGGAAGCAATTTTGAAGCATTAATTCAAGCGATCGCGGATGGCAAGCTTAGGGCTGTAATTCCCCTTTTGATTTACAATAATCCAGGGGCTAAGGTGGCGGCAAGGGCGCAACTTTGGGGTGTCCCGGCAATTTTACTCAATCACCGTGATTTTTCCCGTCGCGAAGATTTAGACCGCAAAATTGTGGAAAAATTTCAAGAAGCTGGGGTAGAATTAATTGTTATGGCTGGTTGGATGCGGGTGGTTACTCCGGTGTTACTTGATGCTTTTCCTGGTAAAATTGTTAATATTCATCCGAGTTTACTACCTAGTTTTAAAGGTGTTCGGGCGGTAGAGCAAGCTTTAGCTGCTAATGTGAAAATTACTGGCTGTACTGCTCATTTGGTAAGTTTAGAAGTGGATAGTGGGAAAATTCTGCTTCAAGCGGCTGTCCCGATTTTACCTAATGATACTGCTGAAACTCTCCACAAACGGATTCAAATTCGGGAACATCAAATTTTACCACAAGCGATCGCGATCGCAACTCAAGAAAGTCGTCAGCGCGAGTTTAATTAA